A part of Sulfurimonas sp. HSL-1716 genomic DNA contains:
- the rsmG gene encoding 16S rRNA (guanine(527)-N(7))-methyltransferase RsmG, with protein sequence MDLKAQILQEGINVPDDFFHNVQIYKELLLKWNKIHNLTGAKDEKKLDEFIYDAVFPVRFLPHKKSLMDIGTGAGFPGMILAFALPDTKVTLVEPLAKRASFLQFIKADLKLDNVEVKKCRVEELENQTFDIITSRAVTETKMLLELSRPFRKESTMLLFYKGEKVYDEVDGGYDHEVIKAHNRHYLIIKNIK encoded by the coding sequence TTGGACTTAAAAGCGCAGATACTTCAAGAGGGCATCAATGTCCCCGATGACTTTTTTCATAACGTACAAATCTACAAAGAGCTTCTGTTAAAATGGAACAAAATACATAACCTGACGGGTGCCAAAGATGAGAAAAAATTGGACGAGTTTATCTACGACGCCGTATTTCCGGTAAGGTTCCTGCCTCATAAAAAGAGCTTGATGGATATAGGAACGGGAGCAGGATTTCCGGGGATGATTCTTGCATTTGCTCTTCCTGATACGAAAGTGACCCTTGTTGAACCGCTGGCAAAGCGCGCAAGTTTTCTGCAGTTTATAAAAGCCGATCTAAAGCTGGACAATGTTGAAGTGAAAAAATGCCGGGTCGAGGAACTGGAAAACCAAACATTTGATATAATAACGTCACGCGCAGTAACCGAAACAAAGATGTTACTCGAACTCAGCAGGCCTTTTAGAAAAGAATCAACGATGCTTCTTTTTTATAAAGGTGAAAAAGTGTATGATGAAGTGGACGGGGGATATGACCATGAGGTTATAAAAGCTCATAATCGGCATTACCTCATCATCAAAAATATAAAATAG
- a CDS encoding alanine racemase, producing the protein MAHINLNKKSFFNNLDIIAQLTSSKDKIAVVLKDNAYGHGLSFMAPLCQEYGIKKVVVRNQAEALKVKDFFEYILVLADIPDVPVRNAVYTINTIDAVEKFPKNTRVEIKTDSGMHRNGVGIEELEKAFLLCIERGLHIEGVFTHHRSADELSSEFFVQEKNFRKIKEHALALAKKYRIQKLNFHSQNSAALFRAGECLHDMARIGIATYGCLSPDKTLYKGSYAEDLKPVLSLYASKIATRTLKAGERLGYGGIFEVDKETVVSIYDLGYADGLLRKASNNYKTPEGYRLLGRISMDNLFLDTDKEEVCIFNDANSYADSCDTIGYEVLVGMREYIKRSFV; encoded by the coding sequence ATGGCGCATATAAACCTCAATAAAAAATCATTTTTTAATAATCTCGACATTATCGCACAATTAACATCATCTAAAGATAAAATCGCGGTAGTCCTAAAAGATAACGCATACGGGCACGGGCTTTCATTTATGGCTCCTCTTTGTCAAGAGTACGGCATAAAAAAAGTTGTCGTAAGAAATCAAGCCGAAGCCCTTAAAGTTAAGGACTTTTTTGAGTATATTCTGGTTCTTGCAGATATTCCCGATGTCCCTGTAAGAAATGCCGTATATACGATAAATACCATAGATGCGGTAGAAAAATTCCCGAAAAATACAAGAGTGGAGATAAAGACTGACAGCGGCATGCACCGCAACGGCGTCGGTATAGAGGAACTTGAAAAAGCATTTCTTTTGTGTATTGAAAGAGGTCTGCATATAGAGGGTGTATTTACTCATCACAGAAGTGCGGATGAACTTTCAAGTGAGTTTTTTGTTCAGGAAAAGAACTTTCGAAAAATAAAAGAGCATGCGCTCGCTCTTGCAAAAAAATACCGGATACAAAAATTGAACTTTCATTCTCAAAACTCCGCCGCACTTTTTCGTGCGGGAGAATGCTTGCATGACATGGCAAGGATCGGTATAGCTACTTACGGATGTCTAAGCCCGGATAAAACACTTTACAAAGGTTCTTATGCAGAGGATTTAAAACCGGTACTTTCGTTGTACGCTTCTAAAATAGCGACACGTACGTTAAAAGCAGGCGAACGCTTAGGGTACGGCGGGATCTTTGAAGTAGATAAAGAGACGGTTGTCAGTATATATGATCTTGGTTATGCGGACGGGCTTTTGCGAAAAGCGTCAAACAACTATAAAACACCTGAAGGATACAGATTACTGGGACGTATCTCTATGGATAATCTATTCTTGGACACGGATAAAGAAGAGGTTTGTATCTTCAACGACGCAAACAGTTATGCAGATTCTTGTGATACAATAGGATATGAAGTTCTAGTCGGTATGAGGGAGTATATCAAAAGGAGTTTTGTATGA
- a CDS encoding EF-hand domain-containing protein: protein MKRLTIVSLVVCGSLMAAMGNNMPSFGDYDTNKDGKITQKEFNYERQERMKEKAEEGRMMRNAQNAPNFSDIDTNGDGVINKREFQIHQRNEMRNKKMQKNGMKKCSGQGMGPGMNQGMGQGMKKCSGQGMGPGMGQGKNR, encoded by the coding sequence ATGAAACGTTTAACAATTGTAAGTCTCGTGGTCTGCGGTTCGCTAATGGCGGCAATGGGTAATAACATGCCTTCATTTGGTGATTATGATACAAATAAAGACGGAAAGATAACTCAAAAAGAGTTTAATTATGAACGTCAGGAGAGGATGAAAGAGAAAGCCGAAGAGGGAAGAATGATGCGCAATGCGCAAAATGCTCCGAATTTTTCGGATATCGATACGAACGGGGACGGCGTTATCAATAAAAGAGAGTTTCAAATCCATCAGAGAAACGAGATGAGAAACAAAAAAATGCAAAAAAACGGAATGAAAAAATGTTCCGGTCAAGGAATGGGCCCTGGAATGAACCAAGGAATGGGACAGGGAATGAAAAAATGCTCCGGTCAAGGGATGGGTCCTGGAATGGGACAAGGAAAAAATAGATAA
- a CDS encoding cytochrome-c peroxidase, with product MKFAVLSAVTAVALTATPLMKEAKNAGLVPIPANKAQLYKLIDNPKNPITKAKVKLGKELFFDTRLSKSGLISCNTCHNLATGGVDGVSAAIGHKWTANPHHLNSPTVYNAVFFSSQFWDGRSPDVENQAQGPIQAAPEMAATPEHIVAVVTSMPRYVKEFKKAYGDKKITFELVADTIATFERTLVTPAPYDKFLRGNDKALNATQKRGLKTFIDKGCTSCHTGIALGGEMQPFGVAAPYKYAHIGDFAGNKNGLVKVPTLRNITETAPYFHNGAVATLKEAIQEMGRIQLGIKISDKEAADIQAFFGSLEGKKPTIIYPQLPAVTASTPKPDAN from the coding sequence ATGAAATTTGCTGTACTTAGTGCGGTTACTGCCGTGGCTTTGACTGCCACACCTCTTATGAAAGAGGCAAAAAACGCGGGATTGGTACCGATCCCTGCGAATAAAGCACAGCTTTACAAGCTTATAGATAACCCGAAAAATCCTATTACCAAAGCGAAAGTAAAACTCGGAAAAGAGCTTTTCTTTGATACCAGGCTTTCAAAAAGCGGGCTTATCAGTTGTAATACCTGTCATAACCTGGCAACAGGAGGAGTTGACGGTGTAAGTGCGGCAATCGGACATAAATGGACGGCAAATCCGCACCATTTGAACTCTCCGACAGTTTATAACGCGGTGTTTTTCAGTTCACAGTTTTGGGACGGGCGCTCACCCGATGTAGAAAATCAGGCGCAGGGTCCTATCCAGGCTGCGCCGGAGATGGCAGCGACTCCAGAACATATAGTAGCCGTCGTTACTTCGATGCCTCGATATGTAAAAGAGTTCAAAAAAGCTTACGGAGATAAAAAGATAACGTTTGAACTCGTAGCCGATACTATCGCTACGTTTGAACGTACGCTTGTCACTCCTGCACCGTACGATAAGTTTTTAAGAGGAAACGACAAAGCACTAAACGCGACGCAAAAAAGAGGTTTGAAGACTTTTATAGACAAAGGCTGTACCTCTTGTCATACAGGCATAGCTTTAGGCGGAGAGATGCAGCCTTTTGGCGTGGCAGCTCCGTATAAATACGCGCATATAGGAGATTTTGCAGGGAACAAGAACGGTCTTGTAAAAGTTCCTACTTTAAGAAACATCACCGAGACCGCTCCATATTTTCATAACGGTGCGGTAGCTACCTTGAAAGAGGCGATCCAGGAGATGGGGCGTATCCAGCTGGGTATTAAGATCAGCGACAAAGAGGCCGCGGACATTCAAGCATTTTTCGGATCGCTTGAAGGCAAAAAACCGACCATCATCTACCCGCAGCTTCCTGCGGTCACTGCTTCGACTCCAAAACCGGATGCGAACTAG
- a CDS encoding EF-hand domain-containing protein, protein MTVNSSMQANYANILNTQNQNKIDTSSAAANFNTMMQQLSNQLISSLDTNKDGSIDKTEFSAAAKQLSQDSASLDSVFNSVDLNADGKIDATELMNALEKTAQNRQHKHAHLRDKANGTASESNELSMQQNSATQTAQNASSQNDNGLQSILMKNILSAYSVSHSQKSGGSLSLSV, encoded by the coding sequence ATGACAGTAAACAGTTCGATGCAGGCAAATTATGCGAATATATTAAATACGCAGAATCAAAACAAAATCGACACTTCATCGGCGGCAGCAAATTTCAATACGATGATGCAGCAGCTTAGCAATCAGCTTATTAGTTCTCTTGACACCAATAAAGACGGTTCAATTGATAAAACCGAGTTCAGTGCTGCGGCAAAACAGTTGTCTCAAGATTCCGCGAGTCTGGATAGTGTTTTTAATTCTGTTGATCTTAATGCCGACGGTAAGATAGATGCAACCGAGTTGATGAACGCTTTGGAAAAAACCGCACAAAACAGACAGCACAAACATGCACACCTAAGAGATAAAGCAAACGGCACGGCTTCGGAGAGTAATGAACTTTCAATGCAGCAAAACAGTGCTACGCAGACAGCCCAGAATGCATCGTCTCAAAACGATAATGGTCTTCAATCCATTTTGATGAAAAATATATTATCTGCATACAGCGTGAGCCATTCACAAAAAAGCGGCGGCAGTTTAAGCTTATCGGTTTAG
- a CDS encoding cytochrome b/b6 domain-containing protein — MKKWSASFRFWHWANAVVIVGLIGTVLLRKGFLSYKANAQIILDKLTAIDVSITLDQAKTIAKAIRAPMWEWHIILGYVLAFLVVYRILLFFTQSGKQSFRFKELNMHHKLVSMGYIGIYAVLFFMTISGLVIHFYQELGLLKDSADEIKDVHEAVYQVVLYFVPLHIIGVVIADIKEEKGIVSNIINGG, encoded by the coding sequence ATGAAAAAATGGAGTGCAAGTTTTAGATTTTGGCATTGGGCAAATGCAGTCGTCATCGTAGGACTTATAGGTACCGTCTTGCTAAGAAAAGGTTTCCTCAGTTATAAAGCAAATGCGCAGATCATCCTAGACAAGCTCACGGCGATCGATGTCAGCATTACGCTGGATCAGGCAAAGACAATAGCAAAAGCGATCCGCGCGCCTATGTGGGAATGGCATATCATTTTAGGGTACGTATTGGCGTTTTTAGTCGTTTACCGCATACTTCTTTTCTTTACGCAAAGCGGAAAACAAAGTTTTCGATTTAAAGAGCTGAACATGCACCATAAACTTGTAAGTATGGGGTATATCGGTATCTATGCAGTACTCTTTTTTATGACGATAAGCGGTTTAGTCATACACTTTTATCAAGAACTCGGCCTGCTTAAAGATAGTGCAGACGAGATCAAAGATGTTCATGAAGCCGTTTATCAGGTGGTTTTATATTTCGTTCCTCTGCATATAATAGGGGTAGTCATAGCCGATATAAAAGAGGAAAAGGGGATCGTTTCAAATATAATAAACGGAGGCTAG
- a CDS encoding NlpC/P60 family protein, with product MIKFSIIITLLLIITGCSKAPTYPTNYIQPHRQKISSRPISKNPVVNKLHAEYKRWHYAPYKYGGVCLDGVDCSGLVERIYKDAFGIEIPRTTKEQVKIGKRIKYSQIRPGDLIFFKTGYDKRHVGIYFGGNTFLHTSKKHGVIISSINNPYWRKRYWMCRRVLSTPRAYAAKN from the coding sequence ATGATAAAATTTTCGATAATAATCACTCTGCTGCTTATCATCACGGGATGCTCAAAAGCTCCCACCTATCCGACAAACTATATACAACCTCACCGCCAAAAAATCTCTTCAAGACCGATATCGAAAAATCCTGTCGTAAACAAACTTCATGCAGAATATAAGAGATGGCATTACGCCCCTTATAAATACGGAGGGGTATGTCTTGACGGTGTAGACTGTTCAGGCTTGGTAGAGCGGATATACAAAGATGCATTTGGGATCGAGATACCGCGGACGACGAAAGAACAGGTCAAAATAGGCAAGCGGATAAAATATTCGCAGATAAGACCGGGCGATCTGATATTTTTTAAAACGGGATACGACAAAAGACATGTAGGAATCTACTTCGGCGGCAACACTTTTTTACATACATCGAAAAAGCACGGAGTCATCATATCGAGTATAAACAACCCCTATTGGAGAAAAAGATATTGGATGTGCAGACGTGTTTTAAGCACACCCCGGGCATATGCCGCAAAAAACTAA
- a CDS encoding PP0621 family protein has product MLKYLVVIGVIAVVYYFFIKKTPPVSSSNKKSGTQKLEDNDMVACSECGIYTEVNEAILSNGKYYCSKECLKDSQ; this is encoded by the coding sequence ATGTTAAAGTATCTAGTAGTTATAGGCGTGATCGCCGTAGTTTATTATTTTTTTATAAAAAAGACGCCGCCTGTCAGTTCATCGAACAAGAAAAGCGGAACCCAAAAACTGGAGGATAACGATATGGTCGCATGCTCAGAATGCGGCATTTACACGGAAGTGAATGAAGCGATCCTCTCAAACGGTAAATATTACTGTTCCAAAGAGTGTCTGAAAGATTCGCAATGA
- a CDS encoding response regulator transcription factor: MSSILLLEDDVVLSETLVELLEADGFKVIHVQDGEAALEYTFEKQFDILLFDVNVPHLDGFELLKSLRESGYDTPAIFITALTDIVSLSHGFGSGADDYIKKPFDFDELLIRIKALLKKQYHTYSDKIAVGTFYFMISKDELYQNGKFLPLSPYELYITKILFQNIDKTVLKENILNTLGEGREMSEGSLRVYINKLRKIGLPISTVKGIGYRLASS, from the coding sequence ATGTCAAGCATATTACTTTTAGAAGATGATGTCGTATTGTCCGAAACATTGGTCGAACTGTTGGAAGCCGACGGATTTAAGGTCATTCACGTCCAAGACGGAGAGGCAGCACTGGAGTACACATTCGAAAAGCAGTTCGATATCCTGCTTTTTGACGTAAATGTCCCTCATCTGGACGGGTTTGAGCTTTTAAAGAGTTTGAGAGAAAGCGGGTACGATACTCCAGCCATCTTTATTACGGCACTCACCGATATCGTCTCGCTTTCGCATGGGTTTGGTTCGGGTGCGGATGATTATATAAAAAAACCTTTTGATTTTGACGAACTTCTGATCCGTATCAAAGCTTTGTTGAAAAAACAGTACCATACCTATTCGGACAAAATAGCAGTGGGTACTTTTTATTTTATGATCTCAAAAGATGAACTCTACCAAAACGGCAAATTTCTTCCGCTCTCTCCGTATGAGCTTTACATAACGAAAATTCTTTTTCAAAATATCGATAAAACGGTGCTCAAAGAAAATATCTTGAATACTCTGGGCGAAGGGAGAGAGATGAGCGAAGGCTCGCTGAGAGTATATATAAACAAGCTTCGTAAGATCGGTCTTCCCATATCGACCGTAAAAGGGATAGGATACCGTCTTGCATCATCATGA
- a CDS encoding Fur family transcriptional regulator produces MNYENLLRKHGLKVTPQRLGILTLMETRGHINVDEMYNEIKKQFPSISLATMYKNIIAMTETSLIKEVKVPQQKTRFEIVKSPHGHLLCDSCGDFVDIELDIDGLIEDVSKKSRYKLLDTSLVFCGICPGCA; encoded by the coding sequence ATGAATTATGAAAACTTATTAAGAAAACATGGATTAAAAGTGACTCCTCAAAGATTGGGGATACTCACGCTTATGGAAACACGCGGTCATATTAACGTGGATGAGATGTACAATGAAATAAAAAAACAGTTTCCCTCGATCTCTCTGGCTACGATGTATAAAAATATAATTGCAATGACGGAAACTTCGCTTATCAAAGAGGTGAAGGTTCCGCAGCAAAAAACAAGGTTCGAGATAGTCAAATCACCTCACGGGCATCTTTTATGCGACAGCTGCGGTGATTTTGTAGATATCGAGCTGGATATCGACGGATTGATAGAGGATGTCTCTAAAAAAAGCCGTTATAAACTGCTGGACACCAGTTTAGTTTTTTGCGGCATATGCCCGGGGTGTGCTTAA
- a CDS encoding HAMP domain-containing sensor histidine kinase: MHHHEKKAFLKFFVTYFLSVAVLILAAGYFYQQQIREQYLKTEEFSLIEYARQIKMGESLEKFPSSYRHSFTNKIDKYIDIRNFKIQNDEFIKYLPMNHNRYYLIVHKPAEGFYQKLFRIRVKIILVQLFLLVLFGFISYKLAKSALNPLEESISKLDKFAKDLIHDLNTPVTSIKLNMKILQKNQDLKENNALLRLNKSVQTISELHENLTVLLQEETFQMSFINVCEVVNEIVQIQKPIYPDINFDVECQNFQAKLNQHAMKQILQNIISNACKYNSKNGFIKIYKDTNSLYIEDGGKGIKEPDKIFERSYSGEHGSGIGLDIVKRLADAMDIKIKVKSKNNGSIFILTMR, translated from the coding sequence TTGCATCATCATGAAAAAAAAGCGTTTTTAAAATTTTTTGTTACCTATTTTTTAAGTGTCGCCGTTTTGATCCTCGCTGCAGGGTATTTCTATCAACAGCAGATAAGAGAACAGTATTTAAAAACCGAAGAGTTCTCTCTTATAGAGTACGCCAGACAGATCAAGATGGGTGAAAGTCTGGAAAAATTTCCCTCTTCGTACCGTCACTCTTTCACAAACAAAATAGATAAATATATAGATATCAGAAACTTTAAGATCCAAAACGATGAGTTTATAAAATATCTGCCTATGAACCATAACAGGTACTATCTTATAGTTCATAAACCTGCCGAGGGTTTTTACCAGAAACTGTTTCGTATCAGAGTAAAGATCATCTTGGTTCAGCTTTTCTTACTCGTTCTATTCGGATTTATCAGCTATAAGCTGGCAAAAAGTGCACTTAATCCTCTTGAAGAGAGCATCTCAAAATTAGACAAATTCGCAAAAGATCTCATACATGATCTAAATACTCCCGTTACTTCCATAAAACTCAATATGAAGATTCTGCAAAAAAATCAGGACTTAAAAGAAAACAATGCACTGCTCAGACTGAACAAAAGCGTACAGACCATCTCCGAACTCCATGAAAATCTGACCGTTTTGCTTCAAGAAGAAACATTTCAGATGAGTTTTATCAATGTATGTGAAGTGGTAAACGAGATCGTACAGATCCAAAAACCTATCTATCCGGACATCAATTTTGACGTTGAGTGTCAAAATTTTCAAGCAAAACTGAACCAGCATGCTATGAAGCAGATACTGCAAAACATTATCTCAAATGCCTGCAAATATAATTCAAAGAACGGTTTCATCAAAATATACAAAGATACAAACAGTTTATATATCGAAGACGGCGGCAAAGGCATAAAAGAACCGGACAAGATCTTTGAACGCTCATACAGCGGAGAACACGGCAGCGGAATCGGACTGGACATCGTAAAAAGACTCGCGGATGCTATGGACATAAAAATAAAAGTAAAATCAAAAAATAACGGTAGCATATTTATTTTAACGATGCGCTAA